Proteins encoded within one genomic window of bacterium:
- a CDS encoding prepilin-type N-terminal cleavage/methylation domain-containing protein, protein MNLVMNKENAGFTLLEILTVVAIIGLLAAMIFPTLGKMRIRARRSKAISELNTIKLALIDYYSEYSGFPYNDMAPDKSGLYKLFEEDYLDTALADAFESSQPYKYYSCNDGGVGTADSCIVFSVGVNGKEDPSYKDATIDDFDEAIRDAFPNMSDLDQMPTSDNIYLFTTNASRNDPLAIREGEIRYNK, encoded by the coding sequence ATGAATTTAGTTATGAATAAGGAAAATGCGGGGTTCACTCTTCTTGAGATTCTAACTGTTGTTGCCATTATCGGTTTACTCGCAGCTATGATTTTCCCGACTTTGGGAAAAATGAGAATAAGAGCCCGGAGGTCCAAAGCGATTTCAGAGCTAAACACTATAAAACTTGCGCTGATAGATTATTATTCTGAATATAGCGGATTTCCGTATAATGATATGGCTCCAGACAAAAGCGGACTTTATAAATTATTTGAAGAGGATTATTTAGATACAGCTTTAGCGGATGCTTTTGAAAGTTCTCAACCTTATAAATATTACTCTTGCAACGATGGAGGGGTGGGTACTGCCGATTCTTGTATAGTGTTTTCGGTAGGGGTCAATGGGAAAGAGGATCCGAGTTATAAGGACGCGACAATTGACGATTTTGATGAAGCCATTAGGGATGCTTTTCCGAATATGAGCGACCTTGACCAAATGCCGACATCTGATAATATTTACCTATTTACTACTAATGCGTCAAGAAACGACCCATTGGCAATAAGAGAAGGTGAAATTCGGTATAACAAGTAG
- a CDS encoding nucleotidyltransferase domain-containing protein, whose product MAIEKSLDNILNSRSKVAIIRLFVSKTDDFRASGREIAKLVHLSAPAAHTALKGLYNQGVLKLDIIGKQHIYNLDSKNRTVKEMLRPMFEKEISVKEEIKDYLIKQIKQIDVQNKIISCILYGSLEKGETTDSSDVDVAVIIGNEKDKTEVEEKFLNNIAVNFKEYFKLNLDAYIKTKDEFRLRLKKNLPPVSTLMKSYSVIWGSEPLDI is encoded by the coding sequence ATGGCTATAGAAAAAAGTTTGGATAATATTCTAAACTCTCGGTCTAAGGTTGCAATTATACGGTTGTTTGTATCAAAGACCGATGACTTTAGGGCATCCGGCAGGGAAATAGCAAAGCTGGTGCATCTTTCTGCTCCGGCTGCGCATACTGCCCTAAAAGGACTCTATAATCAAGGGGTTCTTAAGTTGGATATCATTGGCAAACAACACATTTATAATCTGGATAGTAAAAACAGGACTGTTAAGGAAATGTTACGACCGATGTTTGAGAAAGAGATTTCTGTTAAAGAGGAAATTAAAGATTATTTAATCAAACAGATTAAGCAGATAGATGTACAGAATAAAATTATATCTTGTATTTTGTATGGGAGTTTAGAAAAAGGCGAAACCACCGATAGTAGTGATGTAGATGTTGCGGTTATAATCGGGAATGAAAAAGACAAAACCGAAGTAGAAGAGAAATTTTTAAATAATATAGCAGTTAACTTTAAGGAATATTTTAAGCTCAATTTAGATGCTTACATTAAAACCAAAGATGAATTTCGTCTTCGGTTAAAGAAAAATCTTCCTCCTGTTTCAACTCTTATGAAATCCTATTCTGTAATCTGGGGGAGTGAACCGTTGGATATTTGA
- a CDS encoding HEPN domain-containing protein: MTPKNLKIKKEDRSAASDYLKKATDNYEQMLLAIQKDNFNASATLALQCVISSADAVCVFEKGVRSISPNHLDVCDLVGSLPIKEAKEKSTLLRKIIAKKNLIQYERRNFYQKEALEVVKIATRFYQWVNEQISLI, from the coding sequence ATGACGCCCAAAAATTTAAAAATCAAAAAGGAAGACCGTTCTGCTGCTTCAGATTATCTAAAAAAAGCAACGGACAATTATGAACAGATGCTTTTGGCGATTCAGAAAGATAATTTTAATGCTTCCGCCACGCTGGCTCTCCAATGTGTAATTTCTTCTGCTGATGCTGTATGTGTTTTCGAAAAGGGAGTTCGTTCTATCTCTCCGAATCATTTGGATGTTTGTGATTTGGTTGGTTCTTTACCTATTAAGGAAGCAAAAGAGAAAAGTACCTTGCTCAGGAAAATTATTGCTAAAAAGAATTTAATTCAATATGAGAGACGAAATTTTTATCAAAAGGAAGCATTAGAAGTAGTAAAAATAGCTACAAGGTTTTATCAATGGGTAAATGAACAAATTTCTCTCATATAA
- a CDS encoding PD-(D/E)XK nuclease family protein codes for MTDFTNDFSWSKSRDNLFKECARKYYFRYYGSWGGWEFNAPERVRQIYILKQLKSRYIWIGQVVHSCIERSIKNIYKGIRPLNIEEIIKITERMMRADFASSKSGRYLKIPKTCALFEHEYNIDVGEDEWEKVYAYVEKCLRNFYGSELYQELYSCSLPKENWLEIEEFSSFWLDYVKVYVSLDFAYKHEQDIVIYDWKTGRSEKLEKDNIQLACYALYAMEKWKVPTTNIKTAEYNLGRNEIHKFPVDSAVIEGVKEYMRGSIRDMKELLRDKVLNEAVEEDFVKTIDENRCSKCNFKKVCLD; via the coding sequence ATGACAGATTTCACTAACGATTTTTCTTGGTCTAAGTCGAGAGATAATCTTTTTAAAGAATGTGCTAGAAAATACTATTTCCGTTATTATGGTAGTTGGGGTGGCTGGGAATTTAATGCACCGGAAAGAGTAAGACAAATATACATCCTTAAACAGTTAAAGAGTCGCTATATCTGGATTGGTCAAGTGGTTCATTCCTGTATTGAAAGAAGTATTAAAAATATTTATAAAGGTATTAGACCTCTCAATATAGAAGAAATTATTAAAATTACTGAGAGGATGATGCGTGCAGATTTTGCATCCTCTAAGAGCGGAAGATACCTTAAAATACCTAAAACCTGCGCTCTTTTCGAGCATGAATATAATATTGACGTAGGCGAAGATGAATGGGAAAAGGTTTATGCTTATGTAGAAAAATGCCTCAGGAATTTCTATGGGTCTGAACTTTATCAAGAACTATATTCCTGTTCTTTGCCAAAAGAGAATTGGCTTGAAATTGAGGAGTTTTCCAGTTTCTGGCTTGATTATGTAAAGGTTTATGTCTCACTTGATTTTGCTTATAAGCATGAACAAGATATTGTCATTTATGATTGGAAAACGGGAAGAAGCGAGAAATTAGAGAAAGATAATATTCAGCTTGCTTGTTATGCTCTTTATGCAATGGAAAAGTGGAAAGTCCCGACAACCAATATTAAGACAGCAGAATACAATCTTGGAAGAAATGAGATTCATAAATTTCCGGTAGACTCGGCAGTAATTGAGGGTGTCAAAGAATACATGAGAGGTAGCATAAGAGATATGAAAGAACTTCTGCGTGATAAAGTTTTGAATGAAGCTGTAGAAGAGGATTTTGTTAAGACTATTGATGAAAATAGGTGTTCCAAATGTAATTTTAAAAAAGTATGTTTAGACTGA